Within the Euwallacea similis isolate ESF13 chromosome 33, ESF131.1, whole genome shotgun sequence genome, the region CAGTCTACGTCACCGTAACATTCGGGTTTGCAGGAGAGAAGGGGGTTTCCAAAGTAATTCTATttagtttaagaaaaaaagattGAGGTAAAGTATCCAATAGACTACGCCACTTAGTTCTTGAACTTATGCCTCAAAAATTGAGATTTGTTAAGCAAATGtctcaatatattgaatataactatttaaaaaaatacaacttgGTACATGCGCGTTTAAATAATTCCCGGAGTCATCGTATTTCTCTAACATACTTTAGGTGCAGCATATACTTGAGCATTTATGTAAACAAATATGAAGTTCGTTGGAAATGTACCTTAGGGCAAGTACACACAGCTTGATGGTTTCTGATACTGCAATCGGCGTTTTCTCCACATTGGGTACTACAAGGGTTCTGACAACGAAAGTCGATGCAGGCTTGATTAGAGCTGCACTCTGAGTCGCTCTCGCACTCATGGCGACAGCCACTCAAGGGGGATCCCAAGAACCCTAATCAACCATATCGTGGAACTATACCATTTGAAGCTTACAATAGAACTCACCAGGACGACATCTACATGTAGGGGTACCGTTAATGACTTCGCAGTTAGTGTTGGTACCACACGGGCTTGGATTACACAATTCGGCTACAGAAagccaaaaatgttttaatattttcaaggaatatttttatttatttacatggATCGAATCTTCTGCAGCTACTGAAAGGATTTCCTGTGTAACCTGGGGGGCAACTGCAAACAGGGACATGGTTCCTTGCTTGACAGTCTGCGTTAATACCACAGGTTCCTGCACATGGGTCTATGCACCTTCCATTTCTGCAGGTTTGGTAATATCTGCATTCATCGTCCCCTAGGCACTCTTGTCTGTAATTAAGGGATAAATTGAGagatatgatttttaaaaactatatttataaGCTTGCCTTATACACACGCTCAGAGGATCTCCAGAATAACCTCTAAAACAGGAACACACGGGCCTACCTCCTATTACTTGACACTGAGCGTTTTGTCCACAAGTTGAGGCTGTACAAGTAGTTACTTCGGTGGCAAGTGCTGTAGAACACAAAACATAGGAGGAGACTTATAAGGTGCTCAAAAAAAGGTGAGTTGAAGTATGAAGGTTTGACTGACTATGTTGATGGTGGTTGATTAACAATCTATAGTCAATCAATTATGTGATTTGTCATTGTGttttttgtagtaaataaAACCCATGCAcataaaaaataccattatttGCACTAAATCAAGTTAAACCCACTCGTTAAAATCCTACATACGATTTAGGAATTTGGCAAAcccatttgaaaatttttgaagtttagCCCTACAGAAATTCTTGCattgctttgaaaattttaacataaaccGCTGCCTTTCATTCGTTTCATGACTTCTTGCTATCAGTGATGAATTGCTGAGTGAAGTGCATAGATAATGCCCTTGTGAGATGAAAAATGTTGCAGTACTTTCGTAAACTGAAGAGAAGAATTCGACTTTTAACCTGTTCTGCCATAACCACTGGGACAATAAACGCAATCCCCTGTAGTCCTGTAACTTTGAACGTATCTGTTATATTCGCTTTGAGATTTTGCTATGGTGTTCCCATATCGGTCTGTTATGTAAACATTATCGTCGTAGAGTGGTCTTGAGTAGGTGTATCT harbors:
- the aspr gene encoding neurogenic locus notch homolog protein 3 isoform X1: MGTKTAVLLSLAFQIIYLTSGEPSYYRTYRILSGRPYYNDYYTYNRNAYVEHPYRYTYSRPLYDDNVYITDRYGNTIAKSQSEYNRYVQSYRTTGDCVYCPSGYGRTALATEVTTCTASTCGQNAQCQVIGGRPVCSCFRGYSGDPLSVCIRQECLGDDECRYYQTCRNGRCIDPCAGTCGINADCQARNHVPVCSCPPGYTGNPFSSCRRFDPSELCNPSPCGTNTNCEVINGTPTCRCRPGFLGSPLSGCRHECESDSECSSNQACIDFRCQNPCSTQCGENADCSIRNHQAVCTCPKNYFGNPLLSCKPECYGDVDCPPGRPACFYGICKNPCDGVCGVGADCNLRGLTPVCSCPRDMTGDPFVRCRPFEARDLCEPNPCGINAYCEPGFETRNPAKERPVCFCQTGYVGNPVSGCQRGECLGDGDCPNNKACIDYACQSPCIGQCGVNAECTPRNHLAVCTCPSGYQGDALSQCYLNRGQSASRYLRYKRALEELKANFTAEADAKA
- the aspr gene encoding neurogenic locus notch homolog protein 3 isoform X3 translates to MHMWSILTALATEVTTCTASTCGQNAQCQVIGGRPVCSCFRGYSGDPLSVCIRQECLGDDECRYYQTCRNGRCIDPCAGTCGINADCQARNHVPVCSCPPGYTGNPFSSCRRFDPSELCNPSPCGTNTNCEVINGTPTCRCRPGFLGSPLSGCRHECESDSECSSNQACIDFRCQNPCSTQCGENADCSIRNHQAVCTCPKNYFGNPLLSCKPECYGDVDCPPGRPACFYGICKNPCDGVCGVGADCNLRGLTPVCSCPRDMTGDPFVRCRPFEARDLCEPNPCGINAYCEPGFETRNPAKERPVCFCQTGYVGNPVSGCQRGECLGDGDCPNNKACIDYACQSPCIGQCGVNAECTPRNHLAVCTCPSGYQGDALSQCYLNRGQSASRYLRYKRALEELKANFTAEADAKA
- the aspr gene encoding neurogenic locus notch homolog protein 3 isoform X2, translating into MGTKTAVLLSLAFQIIYLTSALATEVTTCTASTCGQNAQCQVIGGRPVCSCFRGYSGDPLSVCIRQECLGDDECRYYQTCRNGRCIDPCAGTCGINADCQARNHVPVCSCPPGYTGNPFSSCRRFDPSELCNPSPCGTNTNCEVINGTPTCRCRPGFLGSPLSGCRHECESDSECSSNQACIDFRCQNPCSTQCGENADCSIRNHQAVCTCPKNYFGNPLLSCKPECYGDVDCPPGRPACFYGICKNPCDGVCGVGADCNLRGLTPVCSCPRDMTGDPFVRCRPFEARDLCEPNPCGINAYCEPGFETRNPAKERPVCFCQTGYVGNPVSGCQRGECLGDGDCPNNKACIDYACQSPCIGQCGVNAECTPRNHLAVCTCPSGYQGDALSQCYLNRGQSASRYLRYKRALEELKANFTAEADAKA